One Aegilops tauschii subsp. strangulata cultivar AL8/78 chromosome 7, Aet v6.0, whole genome shotgun sequence genomic window carries:
- the LOC109746744 gene encoding uncharacterized protein, with amino-acid sequence MEAPFNAAHKAMRCSVAMPMRSPLAATMSELTDWDVPGGGAHVVAGAERAEDFILTNRWLRKVDLPGRIAFMSVPRSRGRSPRQGHEEGAREPLRFYQQIKDNEDLAMLVVPPKFVEVMNTWLVINRLPRVVRLSANKRCVFWMQVQNFEGHMVLGRGWNYFCRRHRIVPGDLVVVHISGL; translated from the exons ATGGAGGCTCCGTTCAACGCCGCGCACAAGGCAATGCGCTGCTCGGTGGCTATGCCTATGCGGAGTCCATTGGCAGCAACAATGAGTGAACTG actGACTGGGATGTGCCGGGAGGAGGAGCTCATGTGGTGGCCGGAGCTGAGCGCGCCGAGGATTTCATCCTCACGAACAGGTGGCTCAGGAAGGTGGACCTGCCTGGCAGGATCGCCTTCATGAGCGTGCCTCGTTCAAGGGGACGATCTCCGAGGCAGGGCCACGAGGAGGGGGCCAGGGAGCCGCTGCGCTTCTACCAGCAGATCAAGGACAACGAGGACCTCGCCATGCTCGTCGTGCCTCCCAAGTTTGTGGAGGTGATGAACACCTGGCTGGTCATCAATCGGCTCCCGCGCGTGGTCAGGCTGTCGGCGAACAAGCGGTGCGTGTTCTGGATGCAGGTCCAGAACTTCGAGGGGCACATGGTGCTTGGCCGAGGCTGGAACTACTTCTGCCGCCGCCACCGGATCGTCCCCGGCGACCTCGTcgttgtgcacatctcaggacTCTGA
- the LOC109746745 gene encoding putative receptor protein kinase ZmPK1: MTRHTKLVSASARGLLYSGLYTFYFDNDNQLKLIYNGPEVSSVYWPDPFTTPLVNHRTTYNSSQYGVLEQTGRFVASDNFKFEASDLGDEVMRRLTLDYDGNLRLYSLNLTTGNWSVSWMVFRGVCNIHGLWGKNSLCKYILKLKCSCLRGFEVVDASDWSKGCRRKANLRATKDFSFRKVAGADFIGYDLLYWERVTIRNCKDLCLDNANCQAFGYHQGEGKCFTKVYLFNDKNFPNPHTDIYLKVPKGVLSSSELASTVTHACKVHQKEANTSSLMFQDGPSNFKFGYFLSSALTLLFIEVVLIIAGCWVVHKWEGRPEIIDEGYTIISSQFRIFSYRELQKATNCFQEELGSGGSGAVYKGVLDDERKVAVKKLNDVIQGEQEFRSELSVIGRIYHMNLVRIWGFCVGKTHRLLVSEFIENGSLAAVLFDHQSNSHVLQWGQRYNIALGVAKGLAYLHHDCLEWIVHCDVKPENILLDREFQPKIADFGLMKLQQRGSSAQMLSKVHGTRGYIAPEWALNLPINEKADVYSYGIVLLELVKGVRLSRWVAEGEEEVEMAGICSIEILQEKLAGEDQSWLLEFVDHRLDGEFNHSEATVMLKIAILCVKEDRS, encoded by the coding sequence ATGACCCGGCACACAAAGCTGGTATCTGCATCTGCCAGGGGTTTGCTCTACTCAGGGTTGTATACATTCTACTTTGACAATGACAATCAGCTCAAGCTCATCTACAATGGCCCTGAGGTCAGTAGCGTATATTGGCCTGACCCTTTCACCACCCCGCTTGTAAATCACAGGACTACCTATAACAGTAGCCAGTATGGAGTTCTTGAGCAGACAGGTCGGTTTGTCGCGAGCGACAACTTTAAGTTTGAAGCTTCTGATCTTGGTGATGAGGTCATGAGGAGGTTGACTCTGGATTACGACGGCAACCTTAGGCTCTACAGTCTGAACCTGACCACCGGCAACTGGTCGGTCTCTTGGATGGTATTCCGTGGAGTCTGCAATATTCATGGACTCTGGGGCAAAAACAGCCTCTGCAAGTACATACTCAAGCTCAAGTGCTCTTGCCTCAGAGGCTTTGAGGTGGTTGATGCAAGCGACTGGAGCAAAGGGTGCAGGCGCAAGGCAAACCTCAGGGCCACCAAGGATTTCTCATTCAGAAAGGTCGCGGGAGCTGATTTCATTGGGTATGACTTGCTCTATTGGGAGCGGGTGACAATTCGTAACTGCAAAGATTTGTGCTTGGACAATGCTAATTGCCAAGCTTTTGGTTACCATCAGGGAGAAGGCAAATGTTTCACAAAGGTCTATCTTTTTAATGACAAGAACTTTCCAAACCCTCACACTGACATTTATCTGAAAGTTCCCAAGGGAGTGTTGTCTTCGTCAGAATTGGCTTCTACAGTGACCCATGCGTGCAAAGTTCATCAAAAGGAGGCCAACACTTCATCGCTAATGTTCCAAGATGGCCCTTCTAACTTCAAGTTTGGCTACTTCCTTTCTTCTGCATTAACACtgcttttcattgaagtggtATTAATCATCGCCGGCTGTTGGGTTGTTCACAAATGGGAGGGAAGACCAGAGATTATAGACGAAGGTTACACGATAATTTCCAGCCAGTTCCGAATATTTAGCTACAGGGAGTTACAGAAGGCAACCAATTGCTTCCAAGAAGAGCTAGGAAGTGGTGGATCAGGAGCAGTTTACAAGGGAGTCCTCGATGATGAAAGGAAGGTCGCAGTGAAGAAGCTAAACGATGTGATCCAAGGAGAGCAGGAGTTCAGGTCTGAGCTAAGTGTCATAGGCAGAATCTATCATATGAATCTCGTCAGAATTTGGGGGTTTTGTGTCGGGAAGACGCACAGGCTCTTGGTTTCAGAGTTCATTGAGAATGGTTCTTTGGCCGCAGTTCTTTTTGATCACCAGAGTAATTCTCATGTGCTCCAATggggccaaaggtacaatattgCACTTGGGGTGGCAAAAGGATTGGCCTATCTCCATCATGACTGTCTTGAATGGATTGTGCACTGCGATGTCAAGCCAGAGAACATATTGTTAGATAGAGAGTTTCAGCCCAAGATTGCAGATTTTGGACTGATGAAGCTACAACAGCGAGGATCAAGCGCACAAATGTTGTCAAAAGTGCATGGGACTAGAGGCTACATTGCACCAGAATGGGCTCTAAATCTTCCAATCAATGAGAAGGCCGATGTTTACAGCTACGGCATAGTGCTTCTTGAGTTAGTGAAGGGGGTTCGTCTTTCCAGATGGGTGGctgagggcgaggaggaggttgAAATGGCTGGTATATGCTCTATTGAAATCCTTCAAGAAAAACTAGCAGGCGAAGACCAGTCATGGCTTCTGGAGTTTGTTGACCACAGACTGGATGGAGAATTCAACCACTCAGAAGCTACAGTAATGCTTAAGATAGCAATATTATGTGTAAAAGAGGACAGGAGCTAG